CCTGACCGCAAGGTGCCCGAGACGCTAAACTTGCTGAACGAGAGGCTGAAGGATGTTGCGCCCAAATGCGAGGTTAGGGCCGTTGCTCTGCCCGCGTTGCATGGCACGACTACTGCCCCCGCCTCGTCTGACCAGAGTCCAGCAGAGGTCTCCGTTCAACTGGGCCTGTTCGCAAAGGAAGACATCGCTCCCGGCGAGATTCTGCTGCGCGAGTCGTCGCTGCTAACAGCCACCAACCGCCTCCACGATGATCTCTGCGACGCCTGCAACGCTCCCTTGCCGGAGCTCTCGTCCGCAGAACCCCCCGTCGCGTGCGACGGCTGCGCCGACACCATCTTCTGCAGCCAGAAATGTCATGACACAGCCCAAACCATCTACCACGGCGCCGTCTGCGGCCTCATGGACAATCTCGAGTCGATCGGCAAGGATATCCCCGATCCGAAGGACAAGGCCGATTACCTGTACCTGCTACTCCTTGGCCGGGCGATCGCCATGGCCGCCACGCAGGATATGCATCCGCTCGATCTCCCAGAGGTGAAATACATCTGGGGTGACTTCCACGACCTCGACATCAACAACCCTTCAAACTCGGACGACCCCACCGCCACcctccccttctcctttcAGCTCAACATCCTCCAGCCGATGCGCATCCTCGAGGAAATGGAACTGGACCCGTACGCCAACCTCGCCCGCTACGATACCTGGGTGCTCAACACGCTGTATGCCAAATTCCGGGGCACAGCGTCAGGCCGCCTCTCCACCTGGGACGGCGGGCCAGAGCTCTGCGCCGTGCACCCGCTCTGGTGTCTAGCGAACCACTCGTGTGACCCCAACGTGCGCTGGGAATGGGGCGGCGAGATTACGTTCCGGGCGCGGACGGAGGCCGAGCGAGCGGTGTGGAAGGGGGAGGGAGCGCCTGTGCGACGGAGCGGCGAGGGGATCAAGGCCGATGAAGAGATCCTGAACCACTACTGTGATATTGGGCTTGATGTGAAGGAGCGGAGGGAGTGGGCTAGGGGCGCGCTTGGGGGGTTGTGTCAGTGTGAGAGGTGTGTGTGGGAGGCTGCTACAGCGTAGATGGTTAGACGTGGTGTATAGAATGGTTGCGGCAGCGATACAGCATGTGAGATACCCGATAGATGACTGAATGATCATGTGAATCCTACAGAAACTTGATATACAAGACCCAACAGGCAGGACTGGGATTGGGTATAGCAGTTTGTTATGAATTCACAGCCTAGAAATATAGATACACCTTCAAAGCCTTTGCCCGCCCATGTTGTCCAGTAATTTAGACCATTAAAACCTGCTGAGTCACTGTGCAATGTCCAAGAACCGAGGCCATAATTTCAATGAGCTTTTCTCTTGTTACAAATAGTCGGAGGCGCGGCCCCGACGAGGCGGAGTCCTAGATAAAGACCGGCGCCTGTTGGAGTCGCGATGTGGAGGCGAGCGagatgccgaagcagagcTCGAATTCCTTCTGCGCCTCTGTTCACGTGCATACCGCGGAGGGGGACTGGGGGATCGCGACAAAGAATCACCACGGGGACGgcgaccaggaggaggacgttGAGGGGACACACTTCTTTCGGCacgccgacgaggaggagaaagagactgCGAAGAGTAGCGTCTACCACGCGCCCTTGCATCCACAGCTCGGAGTGGTGGGGTAACAGAGCGTGACAGTGACCTGGAGTAAGATCGATCTCTCCGGCTGTAAGAGGTTCGCCTTCTTGGCGGCGTGACGGATCGCGAAGGAGAGCGAGAGTCGTAAGATTTGCCACGGACACGTCTAGGTGGCGTACGAGAGACTGACGACCTTCTTCGGCCAGCTGGCGAGCGTGAGCGACTATAGGACACTGAGCGCCGACGAGACTTTGGAACTGGAGATCTCGATCGACTGTAGCTTGGGGTATaacttcttcctcgagaagatccagacACTGATCTTGAGTAAGACCTTCCACGGCTAATAGAACGACGCCGGCCGCGGCTTCGTGAAGGAGATCGTGAATACGAATATGATCGCGAGCGAGACCGAGAAGAACCTGTGCATGTGGAGCAGGTCGAATGCGAACTGACAGACTCCGAGTCCGACTCTGCGTCACGTGCAGGCAGGGCAGGAACAGTCGGTTTGGGAAGATTCTTCAAGTGTTCCCGCATGTCTTCCGTCAGAATACCAAAGCCAATGCTCGTGAAGTAATTGATGGAAAAGCGGGTGTTGCGAGGGTTGTCCAGGGGGAAAAGTCCCTCGAAGCTGGGTCGCAAAATTTCATCCCTCATGCGCTCCTGCAACTTCGCAAGGCCAAGATGTTCTCCTAGATCCTGGAACAAGATTTTGATAAAGATACGACTGCTAGAGGTCGTCTCGTCTTCATTAAGGTGAATGACAGACATGACATGCCAGCCGATGGCGTCTGTACTCAGCATATGGCCAAAGAAACGGGCTATATTGCGTAAACGATTAGTTTCGTATCGATGGATTGTATCGTAATACTTGGCGAAGGCGGCTTCAAAAAGATCAGACCATAAACGGTTTATTTTCGCAAATCGCTCTCCAATCAAGCCGTAGAATTTCGAGTATGTTCGCTCCTGGGAACAACATTCGATGATCATCGAGGGGAGTTCTGGCTCCAGGCCAGGCGGCAACGAGATCTTCATAAGTTTGTGACAACATTCTTCAAAGTCGATACTGGACATAATAGTCAAGTAGATTGTTCGCCGGAGATTGACGAGATCTGTATTGCTCTGATCCTTGATTTCCATCTGtcgttcctcctcttcctcatcagaaCTCTCGTCCGtttcgtcctcatcttcttcatcatcatcgctacCCTCGCCAAGGATTtcagccttgagcttcttgtacGCCTCTTCATGCTCCTCCCACTGAGGATCATATTTGAAGACATTGAGGCCATCCTGAGTATCAATTTCATCGTCCAGACCGATACGATGTGTGAtctgatcttcctcctcaactAGGTCGAGTTCGTCCTTGATCGCGGGGTTGTCCTTGTATCTGTCCTTGCGAACCTGGAACAGGACCTCGATCATGTATTGAACTCGTTTATCGATGTCGGCCTCGTGCAAGATATTCCTGAActgatcaaagacagccAGAGCGATGGGAGGGCTCATTTCTTCCAAGTGCTGACCAACTTCCCTGGTCAGACCGACGGCAATCTCCACACTATCATCTGTAGGTTTATgtagcagaagaaggagaatctGGGCGGCAAGCATCTCGTGAGCGACTTGCTGGTTACACAGATGCGCAATGAATGTGGTGGATGAGATGCAGACGGCCTTATCGTTTCGCTTGAATGCTTTTCGGAATTGGACAATTAACCTATTGAGCAGCAACTCGCCGACTTGAGGCAACTTGGTATTGACAATGGCCGCCATCGCCGCGTAGATCGGGGTAAATGGTAAACTCGCCGCTTGCGCCTTCATGATGCTCCTGCAGAACAAACCTCGGCCACGCACCAGGTTCTCCCCGAAGAGCTCGGGAACGATAAACTTGATGTTGGACACGTTGACTTTGTTGATGAGACCGTTGATGGACTTCTTCAGAGCTTCCCATGCCATACGCTGGTATTCTTTGCTGTTCTTATCCGTGATCTGGGCCTGCAGCGCGCGCAATCGAGCTGGTGGTATGTATGTGCCCCCGGATCGCATATTCAACAATTTTTCATACTCAGCTTTGGCGGCAGCTtgtttctcctcctccgtcatgGGCTTCCGAGCAGCTTCCCGCTTCTCATGCTGACGAAGGCGTTCGGCCAGCTGTCGCTCTCTTTCGACCGCACGTTCGGGATCGATTCGTGGCGCATCGCCATTTTCCTTCAGCGAGTCACCAGGTGGCGACCGACGGCGACGAGGGGAAGGCGAccgagatggaggagagcgTTTTCGCGAAACTGAGGGCTGTGGAGAGTAAGAGGTGCCTGGAGGAGGTGTAGGCACGCGAACGGCGGATTGCAACACGACAGAATCAGTCATTGTTGCACTGTGTCTGAATCTACAACCCTGGAGTTCTCGAATAGGTATCAACTCCAGAGCTTGAGATGCAGTATGTGATCCAACAAAGTTCTAACAGTCGGGAACGTGAGGCGGCGAAGGGAGAAAGCTTTAGCGTCCAATAACATCACGTGACCTCGGAGGAGCCAAGCTGGCCTGGACTGATCATGGGCAGTATCAGAGGAGACATTTCGTCGTGCACTTCCTGCGTTCTGTTAGGAGGGAATTAACCTGATTCGAGCATCCATTATGGTGAGTCTtcaattcctcctcggccatACTCCGCTTTTACTGACTGAATCTGATCGCAGCTGGGCCAACTCGTGGGATCCGCCATGCTCTTGGTCGCTACCGCGATCTTTCTCTATTATACGGCTTGGACTCTCCTTATGGTGCTTAATCCACGCCCTCTTGACGACCACACCTGACACGAAAACTAACTATCAAATAGCCATTCGTTGACACCGGACACCCTCTTCACGacctctttcctcctcgcGTATGGGCTATCCGCATACCCGTCATTCTGACACTACTGGGCTCGGCCGTGGTTGGTACCTTTATTGGGTTGGTAATGATCAATAGCAACAGAAAGAAAGCTGCCAAAGCGGCTGCTGCGAAAAAGAAGACCTGAATATTGCCGAGAAGAGGTGGCATACAAAGGATCGGTGCACCAAAGCATTGTCTGCCGGAGTGTGCAAGGAAGCTTCCCCTTGATTTTATTTAATAAACTTGTATcaatattatttaaatccTTTTGACTTTCGCTTTGCCCCTATTGAGTTAGAGAGAGGAATCCGTCATATTAtctcatcatgaagatgCTGATGTTTGTCAATGACGAACCCATAGGTCATCGGCAGGCACGCAAGTCTACGGGTATGATGTGTCATAGTGAAATGGCACGTTGAGGAAGAATTCCCTGGACGATGACAAGCATAGATTTGATATGACTGGCAGGAATCATGTCTCAGGCATCGCTtgaacctcctccaccaatGACACCTTGGGGCCTTACAGATCATGGCTATGCACAAGTGACCCCGTGACAGGTCAACGAACACCTGACGCCTCACATTAAGTCGAAGAGACTGGCGATTACCTCCTGAGGCAACCGTGGATACGTGGAATGTTCGATCCAAGTTTCCACATCcagttgatgatggtgatggtcaTGACCTGCCACCTTTTCCTATGAGGACAACCCTTCAGGCAAATCACGTGTCGTATGCTGACCCCGTGTTTCGGTCGAGCGTTGTTTGCAAGGTTTGTCTTACCCCTCATGCGGGATGGGGATGGTTAATTGTAATGTCGTTACCAGCAAAGATACGGTACCTCGTGCCAGATATATAGTCATAGGCATTCATGTTCCAAGATCAGCTGTCGAGAAGCTGCGAGGGATCCTGTAGCTTTGAAGTATAGGTCCTGCGTGGATACCTTATCATATCAAGAATTAGTACATATAAATGATAGAGGAGACCTGGTTTATGAGGGGTGCCAACTTAAAGTACCTCCTGATAAGGAAATCAGTCCTGGAACTATGGACTGATACCTACTAGCTGCTTCCAGATAACGGGTAAACTTTGGTTTAATTACGTATGAGCAGTCAGCCTACCATGGAGGGATGCCATCTACCTATGCTCCTGACCTGCATGgattccccctccccctctctCGAACCGTTTACTGCTCTATATCTCTTTTCAAACAACTATCTGAAATCTTTCCTGAGTCCTAGTTTTGGAACAGTCATACGAGACTGTAGCTCAGAGATACTGGAAATATTTACTGGGTTGGAGGCTTGGATGACAGAAGAAAGTCTGGCATCCGAGTCATACTGAATCCCGCATCTACAAGGCGTATCCCAAGGGTACACTTCCCCAGTTACGCTGGCTCGCGCGACAGCTCCGCACTCGAACAGAGAGAGTGCAGTAACTTagtctctccttcctctggAGATTTTGTCACTTCAATCAACAAACAATAGTATGTTTAATGAGAGCCCGCAACTGCTCTTGCGATGACTCATGCTGACGCGTTCTGTACACAAGGTTCCACGCAGTCTTTAGATAGGCTCCCAACTCATCGATTGTCTTTACCAATCAACATCATTGTTTGAACACCCGTTCTCAGACTTATTAGAGGTCTTGAGGGCGGTCTCCTTAGCGAGGTTCTCTGTTGCCTCCTTTTGAGGCACTCCTTTCAGTTGAATGCCCCCGGCAGCCTCAGACGACTTATTTCGCCAACAGGGCCGGGATTCAGGCGATCTCAGCCCCCTTCCTCCAGAATTCACCCGACCAAGTCCCGAAAACAATGATAATATTGGAaaaacgaagaagaagggtaaAAACGGCAAAGGAGGTAAAGGGGCCAAAGCGGTAGCCAAGTCTCCGCCTGATGACCTGTATGCATGAAAATCACTCCTCTTCAGGCTATAAGTGTCCATAAACTGACAAAGTCTGTCCTTGATGCCACAGGATTGACACTTCGCCGCCTGTGCTACCTGAGCCGGCGTCTTATTCGGATCCTCCGTCGGGTCCGCCTAGTGATCCAGTTGCCTCGGCCATTCCAGACGCTTTTGGGTCTCTTATGGGAACTGCAGAGAATGATCTTGCCGTCCGTACGGGAACATGGGCAAAATCAATTCCATATGGAAAAAGTCCTCCAAATGATGGCATCAATGGGGAGCTCGCAGGCGGGTCTCCCCTTAGCTTCCCTACGCACCTAGATAAAGGTGGTTTCAGTCAACCGTCGTCAACCTCTCCCCCTCCTCGAAGGAGACCACTGAGCTACGGCAATGGATACCTGAGCAGCAATTTGTCCAGACAGCAATCCGTAGACAGGCAGAAGAGCCATTCTCTGAGTGGCCCGTACGACGGTCATATTCCCCTGCCTCATCTGCCGCAACCTCACTTTTACGGTGCTCCAGATATTGATCTCCCTCCATTTACTGGTTCACACCGTCCAGCTGGAGACGAAGGTTACTCATTTTGTTGCTTTGACACTTTGTCCGGTCCAGCATTCAAATCCTCCAAAATGGGTGGCACCGTAATGCTTGTTGGCACTGACGGGGCCCTGGACGTTCTTGCAATCGAAGATCGCAAAACGCGTTTAGTGGGAAAGCTCAGTGGGCTCAGGGGCCGGGTGATAGAGGCAAAGATCCTAGCCTCTACCTCATCGAATGATCCGTTCATTTCGTCTAGACCACACGTCGCCATCATAATACATGGACCCTGTGCCTCATGTGAAGATGAATGCCGGATATCTTCTGCTGGTTCGGAAACAAATGAGATACCACCTAGTCAGACCGGAAGGCTTCCGCCGGGTGAAAAGCGTGTTAGCAAGGATGAGCCGAAACTGTACCAAACCAGAGTCGAGATTTATTCTCTCAGGAGCGGTGATCAGATCGCGACACTCTTCACCACGAAACCTACTCCATGCTTTGAGAACATTCCCGGATTGCCTGCTCTGGCCCCATCCCCTATTGGGAATCTTAAGCTGCTCGTCAGCGGGAATTATATAGTGTTGGCGTCCGGTGTCAGTGGGGAGGTGTATGTATACGGCTTAAACCCTTTCTCACAGTCATGTGCATATCAGTGCTTGGGTAAAACTTGGACAAGTGTACAGACACGAGAGGCTCGGCGATACTCCACATCATCCAGTTCCACTGATCCGGATGCATCTCGCAACGACTCCCCACATGGTTCAGCCGTTTCAGATTACCCTGTGGTGGCGCTTAGAGGACGATGGCTAGCAATAGTgccaccatcctcaacttATAGAGCCTCTATTTGTGGAAGGGTGCCCGCCTCACTTATTCAAGGCAAAGCTTTTGGGCTCGAGACGCGTAGTCCTCCAGCCAAACCGCCAGTCACCTCCGCAACGGACGTTGGCGAAGGTGAGAGCCTCTTTGACAAAGTAGCAAGGGGTGTCACACAAGAGCTGGTACGTGGCGCCCGCTGGATGGGTGACCAAGGGCTTCAAGCTTGGAACAGTTACTGGAATAAAGACCAGTCTCAGAACACGTCCTCGCGCCGATCTCCAAATTTTATGGATTTGCCGCAACAAGGATACAGTCTCTTCCCTCCAACACACGCCCAGGAAACTCAAACTACTTCCTCTACAGAACCCGATTTTGTCTCAATCCTGGATTTGAGACGATTGGATGATGGCGGCGAGGCAAAGAATGCTATTCTCAATCCCATCGTTACCTTCCAGGCCCCTAATGGATGTAGCTTCTTGTCATTCTCCCCTAATGGTTTGATGTTGCTCACGGCGAGCAAGAAGGGGGATGTACAGTACGTTTGGGACTTGATGCAAGCCAGGCATTGCCGGGCAGGGGTCTTCTTTTCCGAGGACTCCACACCGCCATCAGCCAATGTGCGACAAGTTGCGCGGTTTGCACGTCTTACTACGTCTTCTATTGTCGACGTGATCTGGTCCCCGCCATCCGGGGATCGCCTGGCAGTGATAACCCGCAAGGGCACAGTGCACGTTTTTGACCTTCCTCGCAGTGCTTTCCAGTGGCCTCCGTTCCGGCGAGCTCGTCCCCAACCCCACAAGTCACAAGCCAACAATTCCCCCACGGACGAAGCGACTGACAGAGGGGCTGTGACGAATCCGCTATCCGCCGCTTTCAAACTCGTTGGTGGGAAAACACAGCCTATCCTGGCTGCAGTTAGAGGTCGCACTCCTTCCGCTAGCTCTGCATTTCCTGCAGTCAGTGCGTTCGCAATGCCCTCCGCAGCTGGAGTGCGAAGCGGAAGGGCGGTTGCTGCTGGCCTGAGCAAATCCATGGGTGCAGCAACTGGTACAGTCAATACTCTCCGGCACGCTGGTGAAAATAGACTGCATCTTTCCGGTCT
The DNA window shown above is from Aspergillus fumigatus Af293 chromosome 1, whole genome shotgun sequence and carries:
- a CDS encoding putative MYND domain protein encodes the protein MDTDTNLLLRERSEVTAQLYSDPHNPHRYLARGRIHERLGFSDLASADAYRALSLLESVVDPDGCEFQARRRVDSQHEDQEDEDEEGEFEEISQEEYDGMIGSIYGLLVRNLVRCGCYRDAYEFCVRGLALLEDGDRSVVAENEIAGLKEQLRILKKVYAAKHGRKEGEEEEEVVVDASVLNAQGYARRVLYPWNTHEPDRKVPETLNLLNERLKDVAPKCEVRAVALPALHGTTTAPASSDQSPAEVSVQLGLFAKEDIAPGEILLRESSLLTATNRLHDDLCDACNAPLPELSSAEPPVACDGCADTIFCSQKCHDTAQTIYHGAVCGLMDNLESIGKDIPDPKDKADYLYLLLLGRAIAMAATQDMHPLDLPEVKYIWGDFHDLDINNPSNSDDPTATLPFSFQLNILQPMRILEEMELDPYANLARYDTWVLNTLYAKFRGTASGRLSTWDGGPELCAVHPLWCLANHSCDPNVRWEWGGEITFRARTEAERAVWKGEGAPVRRSGEGIKADEEILNHYCDIGLDVKERREWARGALGGLCQCERCVWEAATA
- the cwc22 gene encoding pre-mRNA-splicing factor CWC22, whose translation is MTDSVVLQSAVRVPTPPPGTSYSPQPSVSRKRSPPSRSPSPRRRRSPPGDSLKENGDAPRIDPERAVERERQLAERLRQHEKREAARKPMTEEEKQAAAKAEYEKLLNMRSGGTYIPPARLRALQAQITDKNSKEYQRMAWEALKKSINGLINKVNVSNIKFIVPELFGENLVRGRGLFCRSIMKAQAASLPFTPIYAAMAAIVNTKLPQVGELLLNRLIVQFRKAFKRNDKAVCISSTTFIAHLCNQQVAHEMLAAQILLLLLHKPTDDSVEIAVGLTREVGQHLEEMSPPIALAVFDQFRNILHEADIDKRVQYMIEVLFQVRKDRYKDNPAIKDELDLVEEEDQITHRIGLDDEIDTQDGLNVFKYDPQWEEHEEAYKKLKAEILGEGSDDDEEDEDETDESSDEEEEERQMEIKDQSNTDLVNLRRTIYLTIMSSIDFEECCHKLMKISLPPGLEPELPSMIIECCSQERTYSKFYGLIGERFAKINRLWSDLFEAAFAKYYDTIHRYETNRLRNIARFFGHMLSTDAIGWHVMSVIHLNEDETTSSSRIFIKILFQDLGEHLGLAKLQERMRDEILRPSFEGLFPLDNPRNTRFSINYFTSIGFGILTEDMREHLKNLPKPTVPALPARDAESDSESVSSHSTCSTCTGSSRSRSRSYSYSRSPSRSRGRRRSISRGRSYSRSVSGSSRGRSYTPSYSRSRSPVPKSRRRSVSYSRSRSPAGRRRSSVSRTPPRRVRGKSYDSRSPSRSVTPPRRRTSYSRRDRSYSRSLSRSVTPPLRAVDARARGRRYSSQSLSPPRRRAERSVSPQRPPPGRRPRGDSLSRSPSPPPRYAREQRRRRNSSSASASRSPPHRDSNRRRSLSRTPPRRGRASDYL
- a CDS encoding dolichol phosphate-mannose biosynthesis regulatory protein; this translates as MLLVATAIFLYYTAWTLLMPFVDTGHPLHDLFPPRVWAIRIPVILTLLGSAVVGTFIGLVMINSNRKKAAKAAAAKKKT